The following proteins come from a genomic window of Lolium rigidum isolate FL_2022 chromosome 5, APGP_CSIRO_Lrig_0.1, whole genome shotgun sequence:
- the LOC124657271 gene encoding acyl transferase 15-like: MRFAVSKSPPVIVRPSSTELAPAPGKAKLSQVQLSSWDRSYVGFQVTALLLFDSPVNQPVEAVKKGLSRALVHYAPIAGRLAAEDEQSLSIACTGEGVPFVAATADCAMADHAGLLDGAPFSAGLLDDLAMYYQPAARRTDPLLLMQVTEFACGGFAVGVTWNHTLADGDGMAQFLQDVGNLARADEAAVSAPLRDGGAVSLPLLSPPVVAAKQWLMLNRGGMGLAYLDITIPATLINRIKSEYKAAHAADGGYCTTFEAGVAVLWRCRTRAIIGDNYDPTATAPLAFFVNVRKHVRAVAGYYGNCAVAQVAFATAGEVVGGDIAGVIDLIKGAKDGVPDLLNAMHGGRGVEGVGEMGEEEMAAVFGYNALMVTSWRNIAFDRVDFGGGVPARVVGRWQQSTIPGCMAFLSCRATADAGERMLTQCVREEHAAAFLDELHRLAAADGRVGLVSVGMNYVTSK, from the coding sequence ATGAGGTTCGCGGTGAGCAAGTCCCCGCCGGTGATTGTCCGCCCGTCGTCGACGGAGCTGGCGCCAGCGCCGGGGAAGGCGAAGCTTTCGCAGGTGCAGCTGTCGTCGTGGGACAGGAGCTACGTGGGTTTCCAGGTCACGGCCCTCCTCCTCTTCGACAGTCCGGTCAACCAGCCAGTCGAGGCCGTCAAGAAGGGCCTCTCCCGTGCGCTCGTCCACTACGCCCCCATCGCCGGCCGCCTCGCCGCCGAGGACGAGCAGAGCCTCAGCATCGCGTGCACCGGCGAGGGCGTGCCGttcgtggcggcgacggcggactGCGCCATGGCGGACCACGCCGGGCTCCTCGACGGCGCGCCGTTCTCGGCAGGCCTACTGGACGACCTGGCCATGTACTACCaaccggcggcgcggcgcactGACCCCCTGCTGCTGATGCAGGTCACCGAGTTCGCGTGCGGCGGGTTCGCCGTCGGCGTGACGTGGAACCATACGCTGGCCGACGGCGACGGCATGGCGCAGTTCCTCCAGGACGTCGGCAACCTCGCACGCGCAGACGAGGCGGCGGTTTCAGCGCCTCTGAGGGACGGCGGGGCGGTGTCGCTGCCGCTGCTGTCGCCGCCGGTGGTCGCCGCGAAGCAGTGGCTGATGCTGAACCGCGGCGGCATGGGCCTCGCGTACCTGGACATCACCATCCCGGCGACGCTCATCAACCGCATCAAGTCCGAGTACAAGGCCGCCCACGCAGCAGATGGCGGGTACTGCACGACGTTCGAGGCGGGCGTGGCGGTGCTCTGGCGGTGCCGCACCCGCGCCATCATCGGCGACAACTACGAcccgacggcgacggcgccgctGGCCTTCTTCGTGAACGTCCGCAAGCACGTGCGCGCGGTGGCCGGGTACTACGGCAACTGCGCGGTGGCGCAGGTGGCCTTCGCGACGGCCGGCGAGGTCGTCGGCGGCGATATCGCAGGCGTGATTGATCTGATTAAGGGTGCCAAGGACGGGGTGCCCGACCTGCTGAATGCCATGCACGGCGGCCGTGGGGTGGAGGGGGTGGGGGAGATGGGCgaggaggagatggcggcggtgttcgggTACAACGCGCTGATGGTGACAAGCTGGCGGAACATTGCGTTCGACCGCGTCGACTTCGGCGGCGGGGTGCCGGCGAGGGTGGTGGGGAGGTGGCAGCAGTCTACCATCCCCGGCTGCATGGCGTTCCTGTCCTGCAGGGCCACGGCGGACGCCGGCGAGAGGATGCTGACGCAGTGCGTCAGGGAGGAGCACGCCGCTGCATTCCTTGACGAGCTCCACAGGCTCGCCGCCGCCGATGGGCGCGTCGGTCTTGTCAGTGTCGGCATGAATTATGTTACGTCTAAATGA